Sequence from the Montipora foliosa isolate CH-2021 chromosome 12, ASM3666993v2, whole genome shotgun sequence genome:
TGCGTCGCATTATCAGAGCCTTCAAATTATAGTTTTGCTCTTACAAGCACGTCTtttagagatttacctcttttgtaaGATATGATCGGAggaattgtaaaaattgttttcagcagAGGCTGATTTTCTATGAAACTCCAGCTTTCCATCACGATTTGTTTAAGTTTCTTTACCGCAGGATGGTATGTagtgacaaaaggcaatattctctctgcagttttatgtttttgcgGATTAAGAGCCGATTGTCTTGAGTCAAAGTTGACCTCTGACAGGAAACATTCTATGTAGTTTTTTGGATACCCGCGTGCTTCGAGGCGTCGTTTAAAGTTTGTGAGGCactcttcaaatgttgtttttgaagagtttgttctaagcAGTCGTATTGCTTCGCCTTTGATAAAGCCTCTTTTTACCCCCGGAGGGTGGGACGAGGTAAAATGGGTATATTGAAAAGTTTCCGTCGGCTTGTAGTGAGTtttgatgtctaggatggattCTTTTATGAATCTCTCTCCTTTGAATACCACTGTATCCAGGAAAATAACTTCGTTCTCTGATATTTCGgccgtgaattttattgttGGGTGGAATGTGTAAGCCTGTTCAATGAAACGTTCCACTTCATTCCTATTACAGTCCCAAAGGGAGAAAACGTCATCAATGTAACGTTTCCATTCTCTTGGCttggtattgttttgttgcattaAATTTGTCTCTATCTCCGCCATGAATATGTTTGCAAAAGACACTGCTGTTTTTGTGCCCATTGCGACACCATGTGTTTGGAGATAATTTTTTCCATTGAACTCAAATGAGTTCTCTGTTAGGATTACACCAAGCATTTCcctcaaatagtgtgtggggaTCGGAGGATCATTGTTGTGGAACGTCTCATATGCATTGCATACTATTTCTATTCCCTCCTCTTGTTGTATATTTGGGTATAAGCTAGAAACGTCCATTGCTACTAAAATCGTGTCTTGGCCTATCTTTGTGTTTTCTATAAAACTGATGAAATCAGTTGTATCCTTTATGTaggattgttgtttttgtgcgaTATGCCGTAGCAAGGTGTCCACAAAAGAGGATATTCTTTCAGTTTGGCCGTCACAACCTAAGATGATCGGTCTTCCGACCGGATCAGGTTTGTGGATTTTTGTGAGCGTGTAGAAAACAGGAATTCTAGGCGGGCTGGAGGTTTGAGCAAgccattttttagtcatgtcatcGATGTGTTTGCCCCGATGCAGTTTGTCAATGATCTGGTTGACCTTTGTTTGTGTGGTGTTCACCATCGGTGCTTCAAGGAGTTTATAGTGCTCTCTGTTCTCGAGTTGCACTTCAGCCTCCtgtattttgtttgatttgttcATGATGAC
This genomic interval carries:
- the LOC137979716 gene encoding uncharacterized protein, with amino-acid sequence MRLQYIFHGQDKEPHPFHVKSNWMPPVQQSIALESYLESVKAQLADIRINKPKNNLSRNEMVALKELKNNSTIHLKKADKGTTTVIMNKSNKIQEAEVQLENREHYKLLEAPMVNTTQTKVNQIIDKLHRGKHIDDMTKKWLAQTSSPPRIPVFYTLTKIHKPDPVGRPIILGCDGQTERISSFVDTLLRHIAQKQQSYIKDTTDFISFIENTKIGQDTILVAMDVSSLYPNIQQEEGIEIVCNAYETFHNNDPPIPTHYLREMLGVILTENSFEFNGKNYLQTHGVAMGTKTAVSFANIFMAEIETNLMQQNNTKPREWKRYIDDVFSLWDCNRNEVERFIEQAYTFHPTIKFTAEISENEVIFLDTVVFKGERFIKESILDIKTHYKPTETFQYTHFTSSHPPGVKRGFIKGEAIRLLRTNSSKTTFEECLTNFKRRLEARGYPKNYIECFLSEVNFDSRQSALNPQKHKTAERILPFVTTYHPAVKKLKQIVMESWSFIENQPLLKTIFTIPPIISYKRGKSLKDVLVRAKL